A single Eremothecium sinecaudum strain ATCC 58844 chromosome VIII, complete sequence DNA region contains:
- the PET130 gene encoding Pet130p (Syntenic homolog of Ashbya gossypii AAL129C; Syntenic homolog of Saccharomyces cerevisiae YJL023C (PET130)), protein MSGKLILRRLPGFEKIAESKRPVGFNTPVIKGVPTKDALIQLRGVLSPIRTYQYSSNLRSTESCLYSCPFFDLNYYPPEHFLALARKSRPALQVTFADLPIFNANIDPTKSVDERIQMMASPSVVAKLKQLEKILQQPASKNPRDWAYLRISTSKFFRKQFLNVWCGLPQADYPVLPSHDPSSKRPVPGCAKDGLYHFNIRLLPGKGGSDECAEHIQKSLTHVTNLDWDSLLCSKNGRIPWPRAINQKVNINAINWILHKDRLPYKYVEIQTA, encoded by the coding sequence ATGTCAGGAAAGTTAATACTGCGGAGGCTTCCGGGGTTTGAGAAGATAGCAGAGTCCAAACGTCCTGTTGGATTTAACACTCCTGTCATCAAAGGGGTCCCTACCAAAGACGCACTTATCCAGCTACGGGGAGTCTTGTCTCCTATTAGAACATATCAGTACTCATCAAACTTGCGTTCAACTGAATCATGTTTATATAGCTGTCCCTTTTTTGACCTTAACTATTACCCTCCGGAACACTTTCTTGCTCTCGCAAGGAAGAGCAGGCCCGCATTGCAAGTCACATTCGCGGATCTGCCGATATTCAATGCTAATATAGATCCAACAAAAAGTGTTGATGAACGAATACAAATGATGGCTTCGCCCAGTGTGGTGGCTAAGCTAAAACAATTAGAAAAGATATTGCAACAACCAGCATCTAAAAACCCAAGGGATTGGGCCTACCTTCGCATATCCACATCTAAATTCTTTCGCAAACAGTTTCTAAACGTTTGGTGCGGGTTGCCCCAAGCTGACTACCCTGTTTTGCCTTCTCATGACCCCTCATCCAAGCGTCCTGTGCCTGGCTGTGCTAAAGATGGCTTATATCACTTCAACATAAGGCTACTCCCAGGAAAGGGAGGTTCGGACGAGTGCGCTGAGCATATCCAGAAGAGCTTAACTCATGTGACAAACCTGGATTGGGACTCCCTGCTGTGCTCCAAAAACGGTAGAATTCCTTGGCCTAGGGCCATAAACCAGAAAGTCAATATAAACGCTATCAACTGGATACTACATAAGGACCGCTTGCCATATAAGTACGTAGAGATTCAGACAGCATGA